GCTATTGATTTAATTTAACTTAGTTTGGATTTCTGAGTCTGCCGGCGGGACACAAATCGGGACACATCTCCCGAATGCGCATCCCCCATCACCTCATCCGCACCCCCTCCGGCACCTACGCCTTTCGTCAGCGTGTGCCCAGCGACTTGCATGCCATCATCGGCCGCAAGCTCATCAAGCAAACGCTTCGAACGTCGAACGTAGCGTCAGCCAGACTGCGCGCGATCGTCTTGGCATCAGGCTATGCTCAGGCCTATGGCGTGTTGAGGGATCAACGGGTGGACCGGTTTAGCAAGAAGGATCTGGAGTCGCTCGTCGAGCGATTGAGTGGCGGCGGAGATCGGCGTGATCTGACGCTTCATCGGACGCAGGCTGCGGACGGCACCATCACGGAACGCTGGCAGATCGACAGCGAAAACGATGTCCGTCTGTTCCGGCAAGCGCACAACTTCGCGACGGCGGCAGAGGTGGCGGCCATTGGCATGCTCGACCCCGAGCCGACGCCCGTTCGCGAGCCGCGTCCTCAGGTGAGCGAGACGATTTCGTTGGAGAAGGCGCGCGATGCGTGGCTGGCAAGCATCAAGCCGCGCACGTTGCCCAAGACATACACGATCAAGACAGCCGCAGTAGAGTCGCTCGTTGCGTTCCTGGGGCCTAAGTCAAGGATCCACACTGTCACTAGGCCAGACCTGGCGCGCTGGTATCAACACCTTCGTGACGGCGGGGCGTCGACGCCAACACTGACGAACAAGCAAAGCTATGTGGGAGGAAAGGGCGGCTTCTTTGACTGGGCCATCGCCTCTGGCTACTTCCCAAAGGGTGACAATCCCGCGACCGGGCATGTGAGCTATTCGCTGCGGGAGAAGCGCGCTCGGCGGAAGCTTGGCTTCAAGGCGTACGACCGTGATCAGATCCAAACGATCTTCTCGCCCAGCAACTTCGAGAAGCTCTCTGAGAATGCTCGATGGGCGTCGCTCCTTGGCCTCTACACAGGCGCACGAGCGTCGGAAGTGGGGCAGCTCTTGATTGCAGACATCTTGTTGGAAGGAAAGCTCCCTTGCATTCGAATTTCCGACGAAGGTGAGAACCAAAAGGTCAAAACGGAGGTCAGCCTTCGAACGGTTCCTCTTCATCCGGATCTCTTGGCACTGGGCTTCATGGATTGGGTTGCAACGCGCAAAGCAGTAGGTCACAAGCGTCTGTTTCCCCAGGCGAAGGGCGACGCGCTCAATGGTCAAGGCAATTGGATCACGAAGGCGTTTAGCCGACACTTGGCTACAATTGGCAAGGACTGGCCGAAGGCAAAGCGGGGCTTTCATTCATTGCGAAAGACCTTTATCCAAGAGCTGCAAACGCTCGGTGTGGCATCCGAGCTGCGCGCT
This genomic window from Stenotrophomonas maltophilia contains:
- a CDS encoding site-specific integrase yields the protein MRIPHHLIRTPSGTYAFRQRVPSDLHAIIGRKLIKQTLRTSNVASARLRAIVLASGYAQAYGVLRDQRVDRFSKKDLESLVERLSGGGDRRDLTLHRTQAADGTITERWQIDSENDVRLFRQAHNFATAAEVAAIGMLDPEPTPVREPRPQVSETISLEKARDAWLASIKPRTLPKTYTIKTAAVESLVAFLGPKSRIHTVTRPDLARWYQHLRDGGASTPTLTNKQSYVGGKGGFFDWAIASGYFPKGDNPATGHVSYSLREKRARRKLGFKAYDRDQIQTIFSPSNFEKLSENARWASLLGLYTGARASEVGQLLIADILLEGKLPCIRISDEGENQKVKTEVSLRTVPLHPDLLALGFMDWVATRKAVGHKRLFPQAKGDALNGQGNWITKAFSRHLATIGKDWPKAKRGFHSLRKTFIQELQTLGVASELRAQIVGHELDDEHHATYSRAFTAKEKLNGMGKHSPGLASLNYELRLRTPVKG